From a single Athene noctua chromosome 2, bAthNoc1.hap1.1, whole genome shotgun sequence genomic region:
- the BHLHE22 gene encoding class E basic helix-loop-helix protein 22, with protein sequence MERALGLPAEEDLFHKSLAASAKRMESAFRSPPGLDLSHPRDRQPSPLACYEAAEPEALLQPGVGGDPLALPPGSVCVKYGESASRSSVAESSGGEQSPDDDSDGRCELVLRGAGGDPRVASPAAGGGGGGGGGGGGLKAAEGGCSNSHGHGGSKKSKEQKALRLNINARERRRMHDLNDALDELRAVIPYAHSPSVRKLSKIATLLLAKNYILMQAQALEEMRRLVAYLNQGQAISAASLPSSAAAAAAAAAALHPALGAYEQAAGYPFSAGLPPATSCPEKCAIFNSVSSSLCKQCTEKP encoded by the coding sequence ATGGAGCGGGCGCTGGGGCTGCCCGCAGAAGAGGACCTCTTCCACAAGAGCCTCGCCGCCTCGGCCAAGCGCATGGAGTCCGCCTTCCGCTCGCCCCCGGGGCTCGACCTCTCCCACCCCCGCGACCGCCAGCCCTCGCCGCTCGCCTGCTACGAGGCGGCGGAGCCCGAGGCGCTGCTGCAGCCCGGCGTCGGCGGCGACCCGCTGGCGCTGCCGCCGGGCTCCGTCTGCGTCAAGTACGGCGAGAGCGCCAGCCGCAGCTCGGTGGCCGAGAGCAGCGGCGGCGAGCAGAGCCCCGACGACGACAGCGACGGCCGCTGCGAGCTGGTGCTGCGCGGCGCCGGGGGGGACCCGCGCGTCGCCtcgccggcggcgggcggcggcggcggcggcggcggggggggcggggggctgaaGGCGGCCGAGGGCGGCTGCTCCAACAGCCACGGGCACGGCGGCAGCAAGAAGTCCAAGGAGCAGAAGGCGCTGCGCCTCAACATCAAcgcgcgggagcggcggcggaTGCACGACCTGAACGACGCGCTGGACGAGCTGCGGGCGGTCATCCCCTACGCGCACAGCCCCTCGGTGCGGAAGCTCTCCAAGATCGCCACGCTCCTCCTGGCCAAGAACTACATCCTGATGCAGGCGCAGGCCCTGGAGGAGATGCGGCGCCTGGTGGCTTATCTCAACCAGGGCCAGGCCATCTCCGCcgcctccctgcccagctccgccgcggcggcggcggcggcggcggcggcgctgcacCCCGCCCTCGGCGCCTACGAGCAGGCGGCCGGGTACCCCTTCAGCGCCGGGCTGCCCCCCGCCACCTCCTGCCCCGAGAAATGTGCCATTTTCAACAgcgtctcctccagcctctgcaAACAGTGCACGGAGAAGCCTTAA